CGCCCCCGGCGGCGGGAGGGTGCGGGCGGGGCGCGGGGTGGCTAAGTTTCCCGCCACGACCGCACCGTCCACCCCGCCCTCCGGAGCCGATGCCCGCAGCGGACCCCATCGCCCTGATCGTTGCCGCGCTGGAGGAGTCCGCGCGCGTGAAGCTGGCGCTGCGCGCGATGGCGCCCGACGTGGCGCGGGTGGCGGGGCGGGTGGCGAAGAGCTTCCGCGGCGGTGGGCGGCTGTACGCGTGCGGCAACGGCGGCTCGGCGTGCGACGCCATGCATCTCGTCGAAGAGCTCGTCGCGCGCTACAAGCGCGACCGGCCGGGCCTTCCCGCGCACCACCTGCTGGACGCGCCCACGCTCACCTGCTGGAGCAACGACTACGACTTCGCCAGCGCCTTCCGGCGGCAGGTGGAGGCCATG
This sequence is a window from Longimicrobium sp.. Protein-coding genes within it:
- a CDS encoding D-sedoheptulose-7-phosphate isomerase; protein product: MPAADPIALIVAALEESARVKLALRAMAPDVARVAGRVAKSFRGGGRLYACGNGGSACDAMHLVEELVARYKRDRPGLPAHHLLDAPTLTCWSNDYDFASAFRRQVEAMARPGDVLVAISTSGNSPNVVAAAEAARERGVVTLGLLGRGGGRLAALCTDALVVPAEATERIQEAHITLIHLLCELVERELFPEAVTDG